From Salinibacterium sp. ZJ450, one genomic window encodes:
- a CDS encoding carbohydrate ABC transporter permease gives MITSRRRRNLSHAIRYALLAFAAFILVYPFLYMLSTSFKTRSLVLGDPLQLIPEDPTLENYAAVFGVENFARYFLNSAVVAVASTVLIVLLSSMMAYAFSRLRFPGKRILFTLIIVGLTIPTMMLIIPQFLLARDLNLLNSLPGLVPFYVGTALGFNTFLLAGFFESIPKELDEAMLIDGAGPWRRYWHLALPLSKPALATCVIFAFLGTWDEFAWALTVLNDVEVRTLPIAIALFQGQHSTSWGLVFAASLIAIIPVLIVYIVFQRYFVAGLTSGALKS, from the coding sequence ATGATCACCTCGCGTCGACGCCGAAACCTCAGCCATGCGATCCGATATGCGCTGCTGGCCTTCGCCGCGTTCATTCTCGTCTATCCATTCCTGTACATGCTTTCGACGTCGTTCAAGACGCGCTCCCTGGTGCTCGGCGATCCGCTGCAGCTGATTCCGGAAGACCCGACGCTGGAGAACTACGCGGCGGTCTTCGGGGTCGAAAACTTCGCACGGTACTTCCTCAACTCCGCCGTCGTTGCGGTGGCGAGCACTGTGCTCATCGTGCTGTTGTCGTCGATGATGGCGTACGCCTTCAGCCGTCTGCGGTTCCCTGGAAAGCGCATCCTGTTCACTCTGATCATCGTCGGTCTGACGATCCCGACGATGATGCTGATCATCCCGCAGTTCCTCCTGGCTCGGGACCTGAACCTGCTCAACTCGCTGCCCGGCCTGGTGCCGTTCTATGTCGGTACAGCGCTCGGCTTCAACACGTTCTTGCTCGCGGGCTTCTTCGAGTCGATCCCCAAGGAACTCGATGAGGCCATGCTGATCGACGGCGCCGGCCCCTGGCGGCGCTACTGGCACCTTGCACTCCCCCTGTCAAAGCCGGCCCTAGCGACCTGCGTGATCTTCGCTTTCCTCGGCACGTGGGACGAGTTCGCCTGGGCGCTCACCGTGCTCAACGACGTCGAGGTGCGCACCTTGCCCATCGCGATCGCACTGTTCCAGGGTCAGCACTCCACGAGTTGGGGGCTTGTCTTCGCCGCGTCGCTGATCGCCATCATTCCCGTTCTCATCGTCTACATCGTGTTCCAGCGCTACTTCGTTGCTGGCCTAACCTCTGGAGCGCTCAAGAGCTAA
- a CDS encoding glycoside hydrolase family 66 protein, with the protein MVDSTVVNSTVAVSTALLMPDRAGYSPGEEVTIDFGTPLASDGELHVTQLHHVLRTVLVDAGATSASLGQFECGGYGVRFAAADGTGGATAFDVLATPFARPRYGFVVRLTSDVDIDAVARNFRRMHLNIAQLYDWAYRHSTLMPPSEHYLDPLGQEREISVVNRMSQALSDGGTSPLGYSAVYAIGASEVENWQGSILTRSDGEPYRLGENFLVLVDPSEPAWLEHYLAELERVVRESKIEGFHLDQYGWPKFARRSDGASVDLAASFVTLLNAIRERLPDTPFMFNNVNDFPTYATAGTGQDATYIEVWEPHSTLQDLAGLALSARAHRPEHPPILSAYLSCYRDGEVRANAAAALVMATAWSHGASHLLLGEDGNALVHPYYPDNHPLAAGSLDFFATWYDFQVRYGDLFYGPEHADVTEFFTGGINEDVVFEHGSTRFSTKAEAGAVWTRVVRTPHGLVVHLINLVSQSETRWDAGKSETSVIGHGDPIVVKIAPINPGSSVWFAAPESPEMIQLTPTGMGAGRQHDALSAGQSSVVFELPPLAEWGIVLIPIDGS; encoded by the coding sequence GTGGTAGACAGCACTGTGGTCAACAGCACTGTCGCAGTCAGCACTGCCCTGCTCATGCCAGACCGGGCGGGCTACTCCCCCGGTGAGGAAGTCACCATCGACTTCGGGACGCCCCTGGCCTCGGACGGCGAACTCCACGTCACTCAGCTGCACCATGTGCTGCGGACTGTTCTGGTCGATGCCGGCGCGACGTCCGCGTCGCTCGGGCAGTTCGAGTGCGGCGGTTACGGGGTGCGCTTCGCAGCAGCGGACGGTACCGGAGGCGCGACCGCGTTCGACGTGCTCGCGACGCCGTTCGCCCGGCCGCGCTACGGATTCGTCGTGCGACTCACTAGCGATGTCGACATCGACGCCGTGGCTCGGAACTTCCGACGCATGCATCTCAACATCGCCCAGCTCTACGACTGGGCGTACCGGCACTCGACCCTCATGCCACCGAGCGAGCACTACCTCGACCCACTCGGGCAGGAGCGTGAAATCTCGGTCGTGAACCGGATGTCGCAGGCCCTGTCGGACGGCGGAACATCGCCGCTCGGCTACTCAGCCGTCTACGCGATCGGCGCGTCGGAGGTCGAAAATTGGCAAGGGTCGATCCTCACACGCTCTGACGGCGAGCCGTATCGCCTCGGCGAGAACTTCCTTGTGCTCGTCGACCCCAGCGAGCCCGCATGGCTCGAGCACTACCTCGCCGAACTCGAGCGAGTGGTACGAGAGTCAAAGATCGAGGGTTTCCACCTCGACCAGTACGGTTGGCCGAAATTTGCGCGACGGTCGGACGGCGCATCCGTTGATTTAGCAGCATCCTTCGTCACCCTGCTCAATGCGATCCGCGAGCGCCTGCCGGACACCCCATTCATGTTCAATAACGTGAACGACTTCCCCACCTATGCGACGGCTGGCACTGGTCAGGATGCCACCTACATAGAAGTCTGGGAGCCGCACTCGACGCTCCAGGACTTGGCCGGCCTGGCGCTGTCCGCCAGAGCACATCGACCGGAGCACCCGCCGATCCTCTCGGCCTATCTCTCGTGCTATCGAGATGGTGAGGTGCGGGCAAACGCTGCGGCGGCGCTGGTAATGGCGACTGCATGGTCGCACGGCGCGAGCCACCTACTGCTCGGCGAAGACGGCAACGCGCTGGTTCACCCGTACTACCCCGACAATCACCCGCTGGCCGCGGGGAGCCTGGACTTCTTCGCGACCTGGTACGACTTCCAGGTGCGCTACGGTGACCTGTTTTATGGCCCCGAGCACGCGGACGTCACCGAGTTCTTCACCGGTGGGATCAACGAGGACGTCGTTTTCGAACACGGGTCGACCCGTTTCTCGACGAAGGCAGAGGCCGGTGCAGTATGGACGCGCGTCGTGCGCACCCCACACGGGCTCGTGGTGCACCTGATCAACCTGGTTTCGCAGAGCGAAACCAGGTGGGATGCAGGCAAGAGCGAGACCAGCGTCATCGGCCACGGCGACCCGATCGTCGTCAAAATCGCGCCGATCAACCCGGGCTCAAGCGTCTGGTTCGCAGCGCCAGAGTCGCCTGAGATGATTCAACTCACGCCGACGGGTATGGGGGCCGGACGTCAGCATGACGCGCTGTCAGCTGGCCAGTCGAGCGTTGTGTTCGAACTGCCGCCGCTTGCGGAATGGGGCATTGTGTTGATTCCGATCGACGGTAGCTAA
- a CDS encoding glycoside hydrolase family 15 protein, translating to MTTTLTTREVLTAGLRVIEGGQSASGAYIASPNFTEYHFAWLRDGAYVALAMDAGGRADSAETFHRWAATVIESQAARIEAILVRLEAGEPLRPEDMLPTRYTLDGEPELVAGEAWPNFQLDGYGTWMFALHSHLQGAPATAYHRAVELTARYLSSAWRLPCFDYWEEFGDRRHTSTLAAIAAGLRAASRLLDEPAHDRVADEIVAFMRAKCVADGAFVKGPEDSRVDASLISIATPFGLVDADEPVMTATIERIRNELASPTGGIRRYDGDTYYGGNPWLLLTAWLGWHDRLAGNDEGHARARDWVVRQASTGGELAEQIMDEPQDAGFVEPWIDRWGPVADPLLWSHAKFILMESDAEATQW from the coding sequence ATGACCACCACACTGACAACCCGCGAGGTCTTGACCGCCGGCCTGCGCGTAATCGAGGGCGGCCAGTCCGCATCGGGCGCGTACATCGCCAGCCCGAACTTTACCGAGTACCACTTCGCGTGGCTTCGAGATGGCGCGTACGTGGCACTGGCAATGGATGCCGGCGGCCGGGCCGACTCGGCCGAGACGTTCCACCGCTGGGCAGCCACCGTGATCGAGAGCCAGGCCGCGCGGATCGAGGCAATCCTCGTCCGCCTCGAGGCGGGCGAGCCGCTGCGCCCTGAGGACATGCTCCCAACGCGCTACACCCTCGACGGCGAGCCAGAACTGGTTGCCGGGGAGGCGTGGCCGAACTTTCAGCTCGACGGCTACGGAACTTGGATGTTCGCGCTGCACTCGCACCTTCAGGGCGCGCCGGCGACGGCATACCATCGCGCGGTGGAGCTCACCGCGCGCTACCTGAGCTCGGCCTGGCGACTGCCCTGCTTCGATTACTGGGAGGAGTTCGGCGACCGCCGTCACACCTCGACACTCGCGGCCATCGCCGCAGGGCTTCGCGCGGCGAGCCGCCTGCTCGATGAGCCCGCGCACGATCGAGTCGCGGACGAGATTGTTGCATTCATGCGCGCCAAGTGCGTCGCCGACGGTGCGTTCGTGAAAGGACCGGAGGATTCACGCGTGGACGCCAGCCTGATCTCGATCGCCACACCATTCGGCCTCGTGGATGCCGACGAGCCGGTCATGACTGCGACGATCGAGCGCATCCGGAACGAACTCGCATCGCCGACGGGTGGGATCCGCCGGTATGACGGCGACACCTACTATGGCGGCAACCCCTGGTTGCTGCTGACCGCCTGGCTAGGCTGGCATGACCGACTCGCCGGCAACGACGAGGGCCACGCGCGTGCCCGCGACTGGGTGGTGCGGCAGGCTTCGACCGGCGGCGAGCTCGCCGAGCAGATCATGGATGAGCCGCAAGACGCCGGGTTCGTTGAACCGTGGATCGACCGCTGGGGCCCGGTCGCCGACCCACTGCTCTGGTCGCACGCGAAGTTCATCCTGATGGAGTCGGACGCCGAGGCAACACAGTGGTAG
- a CDS encoding carbohydrate ABC transporter permease yields the protein MTTTPTIAPPQPVATSPVIRRRRALPAAGGGRREVLAAYGFVLPGFALYALIMLYPAVQTMLLSLRDWSITPGADSPWVGLDNYARAFADPVFLNSLVNAGAYTLVTVPLQIIIGLFLAVLLDSKLPGRVAFRVLFYLPVVTSWVVVSLLFRYIFSSGDGLANFVVVDLLGVAGENVSWFQDRWTGMIAISALGVWKGIGWSMIIFLAALTAVPKELHEAAAIDGAGAIGQFRYVSLPAIRGALATVLILLVIGGFNVFISVLLMTGGGPGNETQVPLTYMYDQAFKFLDFGYGSAVSFSLTALVLIVSVLQYWWTRRSLRS from the coding sequence GTGACCACGACACCAACCATCGCGCCGCCACAACCGGTCGCGACTAGTCCGGTCATCCGCCGGCGGCGAGCCCTGCCCGCCGCCGGCGGAGGGCGGCGCGAGGTCCTCGCGGCATATGGATTCGTGCTTCCAGGCTTTGCGCTTTACGCGCTGATCATGCTCTACCCCGCCGTGCAGACCATGCTGCTCAGCCTGCGCGACTGGAGCATCACGCCGGGCGCCGACAGCCCGTGGGTCGGCCTCGACAACTACGCACGAGCGTTCGCCGACCCGGTGTTCCTGAACTCGCTGGTGAACGCAGGGGCCTACACGCTGGTGACGGTGCCGCTGCAGATCATCATCGGACTGTTCCTCGCGGTACTGCTCGACAGCAAGCTGCCCGGACGGGTGGCGTTCCGGGTGCTCTTCTACCTGCCCGTGGTCACCAGTTGGGTCGTCGTTTCGCTGCTGTTCCGTTACATCTTCTCTTCGGGCGACGGCCTCGCCAACTTCGTGGTGGTCGATCTGCTCGGGGTCGCCGGCGAGAACGTGAGCTGGTTCCAGGACCGATGGACCGGGATGATCGCGATCTCCGCACTCGGCGTCTGGAAGGGTATCGGCTGGTCGATGATCATCTTCTTAGCCGCGCTGACTGCGGTTCCGAAGGAGTTGCATGAAGCGGCGGCGATTGACGGCGCCGGTGCCATAGGGCAATTCCGTTACGTCTCACTGCCCGCCATCCGCGGTGCGCTCGCCACAGTGTTGATCCTCCTGGTCATCGGTGGCTTCAACGTGTTCATCTCGGTGCTGCTGATGACCGGCGGCGGCCCCGGCAACGAGACCCAAGTCCCCCTCACCTACATGTACGACCAGGCGTTCAAGTTCCTCGATTTCGGCTACGGCAGTGCCGTCTCGTTCTCGCTGACCGCGCTGGTGCTCATCGTCTCAGTGCTGCAGTACTGGTGGACCCGACGAAGCCTGAGGAGCTGA